A window from Leptospira wolffii serovar Khorat str. Khorat-H2 encodes these proteins:
- a CDS encoding YceI family protein, producing the protein MIRIFYSILIFAFVSILPVHSENVNLAKTDIQFTVIHPFKTVIGQCKGTVVSPVQFQRNADGLAAPKTLKIEVPIKEIRSGDENRDEHISEALGFPVHSQITFQLGSIATSKEEWTISGNLTVNGITKPVKSQAKVRYEGQEIFISGKFQVLMSDFEVVAPSLLFTTAKNEVSIEYSFILKP; encoded by the coding sequence ATGATTCGTATTTTCTATTCCATTCTTATATTCGCATTCGTTTCCATACTTCCGGTTCATTCCGAAAACGTAAATTTGGCCAAAACGGATATCCAGTTTACCGTTATTCATCCGTTTAAGACCGTCATCGGCCAATGTAAAGGAACCGTGGTTTCTCCCGTGCAGTTCCAAAGAAATGCCGACGGTTTAGCCGCTCCCAAAACTCTGAAAATCGAAGTCCCGATCAAGGAAATCCGATCCGGAGACGAGAATAGGGACGAACATATCTCCGAGGCCTTGGGATTTCCTGTACACAGTCAAATTACTTTCCAATTGGGATCGATAGCGACCTCCAAGGAAGAATGGACTATTTCCGGAAATCTGACGGTGAACGGGATTACCAAACCGGTGAAATCCCAAGCCAAGGTACGCTATGAGGGTCAGGAGATTTTCATCTCCGGAAAATTCCAGGTTCTTATGAGCGATTTCGAAGTGGTCGCACCTAGCCTTCTTTTCACGACGGCTAAGAACGAAGTTTCGATAGAATATTCTTTTATTCTAAAACCTTAA
- a CDS encoding SprT-like domain-containing protein, which translates to MQEKESENFSVPDSQSDSDWEKRILLVWNQLRVQSSRYNNRPVHSVQIKFYPYKNGSNSVRYDGGVLYANLHTQIRSASPELVDSLLRLLVSKLLRLKVRPEWKENVLDFLNSLPERKVKRAPNLSALGKVYDLNSLLKRITEEYFPKIDFNLLSIFWSDRIGKRRLGSYDKESMSIRISPVLDHGNVPLYVLEHVIHHEVLHHILPVHRVGGRNAIHSPLFKRKEKEYLGYREALHWLRKEYPRHVSHFR; encoded by the coding sequence ATGCAAGAAAAAGAATCCGAGAATTTTTCGGTTCCTGATTCCCAATCGGATTCAGATTGGGAAAAAAGAATTCTCCTAGTTTGGAACCAACTCCGTGTGCAATCTTCCCGTTATAACAATCGACCCGTACATTCCGTTCAAATCAAATTCTACCCTTATAAGAACGGAAGCAACTCGGTACGTTACGATGGAGGAGTATTGTATGCGAATCTGCATACTCAAATTCGTAGCGCATCTCCGGAACTCGTCGATTCCCTACTCCGATTATTGGTGTCCAAATTACTGCGTCTCAAAGTCCGACCGGAATGGAAGGAGAATGTGTTGGACTTTCTGAATTCTCTACCGGAAAGAAAAGTAAAGCGCGCTCCCAATCTTTCCGCCCTAGGTAAAGTCTATGACCTAAACTCCCTTCTCAAAAGAATCACGGAGGAATATTTCCCGAAAATTGATTTTAATTTACTTTCCATTTTTTGGTCCGACCGGATCGGAAAAAGAAGACTGGGAAGCTACGATAAAGAGTCCATGTCCATTCGGATCAGCCCCGTTCTGGATCACGGAAACGTTCCGTTATACGTGTTAGAGCATGTGATACACCACGAAGTCTTACATCATATTCTCCCCGTACATAGGGTCGGAGGTAGAAACGCCATCCATAGCCCTTTGTTCAAGCGCAAGGAAAAGGAGTATCTAGGATACAGAGAGGCTCTCCATTGGCTGAGAAAGGAATACCCTAGGCATGTTTCCCATTTTAGGTAG